The Pseudophryne corroboree isolate aPseCor3 chromosome 2, aPseCor3.hap2, whole genome shotgun sequence genome has a segment encoding these proteins:
- the KRT18 gene encoding keratin, type I cytoskeletal 18, producing the protein MSFSSSSYSSLRPQRSYAFGPQFGGGSSSASVHAGAGGSGGRISVSRVSTVGSGFGGGFGSASSSIASGASLLSGTQNEKETMQGLNDRLASYLERVRSLEAGNQKLELQIRQHMEKKGPSKDWSPYFKVLEQLQRQVFDSTVENSQLVLQIDNARLAADDFRVKYESELAIRQSVEADINGLRKVIDDTNISRLNLENEIESLKEELAFLKKAHQDEVNDLQGQIAGSVVTVEIDAPKTQDLGKVMTEIRAQYDDLAQKNREDAEKWYQSKVEEHTMQITEDTVALDTAKTTVLELRRNVQSLEIELDTLRNQKHNLEGSLNETENRYAMELEMLGANAQSFEAELTQVRNDCQRQQQEYQSLLNTKLRLEAEIQTYRRLLDGDDFDLQDAISASTTQTVKKIITTTQKIVDGKVVSESNDTHVLQS; encoded by the exons ATGAGCTTCTCTTCTTCTTCCTATTCCTCCTTGAGACCTCAACGCTCCTATGCCTTCGGTCCTCAGTTTGGAGGAGGCAGCAGCTCAGCTAGTGTACATGCTGGGGCAGGAGGCTCAGGAGGCCGGATCTCAGTGTCCAGAGTATCTACTGTGGGATCTGGGTTCGGTGGTGGGTTTGGTAGTGCCTCCAGTTCTATAGCATCTGGAGCTAGTCTCCTATCAGGCACTCAGAATGAGAAGGAGACCATGCAAGGGCTCAATGACCGTCTGGCGTCCTACCTGGAGAGGGTACGTAGCCTGGAAGCAGGCAATCAGAAACTGGAGCTGCAGATTCGCCAACATATGGAAAAGAAGGGACCCTCCAAGGATTGGTCTCCATACTTCAAAGTTCTGGAACAACTGCAGAGACAG GTGTTTGACAGCACTGTTGAAAACTCTCAGCTAGTTCTGCAGATAGACAACGCACGTCTTGCAGCTGACGACTTCAGAGTAAA GTATGAATCTGAGCTGGCTATCCGACAGTCTGTGGAGGCAGATATTAATGGATTGCGCAAGGTCATAGATGATACCAACATTTCCAGACTCAACCTGGAGAATGAGATTGAGTCTCTGAAGGAAGAGCTGGCTTTCCTGAAGAAAGCCCACCAAGAT GAAGTCAATGACCTCCAGGGCCAGATTGCTGGCTCTGTAGTGACAGTGGAGATAGATGCCCCTAAAACCCAAGACCTTGGTAAAGTCATGACAGAAATCAGGGCACAGTACGATGATCTGGCACAGAAGAACCGTGAAGATGCTGAGAAGTGGTATCAATCAAAG GTGGAAGAGCACACTATGCAGATCACAGAGGACACAGTGGCTCTCGATACAGCAAAGACCACAGTTCTAGAGCTGCGTCGCAATGTACAGTCTTTAGAAATAGAACTTGACACCCTGCGCAATCAG AAACACAACCTTGAAGGTTCCCTCAATGAGACAGAAAACCGATACGCTATGGAACTGGAAATGCTAGGTGCCAATGCCCAGTCATTCGAGGCAGAGTTGACACAAGTTCGCAATGACTGCCAGAGACAACAACAAGAGTACCAGTCACTGCTGAACACCAAGCTAAGACTGGAAGCTGAAATCCAGACCTACAGACGTCTTCTTGATGGAGATGACTTTGA CCTCCAAGATGCCATTTCAGCATCAACAACACAAACTGTGAAGAAAATAATCACAACCACGCAGAAAATAGTGGATGGAAAGGTCGTATCAGAAAGCAACGACACACATGTTCTGCAGTCCTAA